The Streptomyces sp. NBC_01689 genome includes a window with the following:
- a CDS encoding ester cyclase, giving the protein MAANHRELVQRFVDMINSHDVSTMSAHTAPGHIDHNPVVEDGIEANTAFWEQIFAAFPDVKVVTHDLVVEGDRIAGRFEYSGTHRGTFFGVEATGRPLSFQSIDFWRVEDGLLAEHWDQLDMAGLFRQLGVDIHAGQEA; this is encoded by the coding sequence ATGGCAGCCAACCACCGTGAACTCGTCCAGCGCTTCGTCGACATGATCAACAGTCATGACGTGAGCACCATGAGCGCGCACACCGCGCCCGGGCACATCGACCACAACCCGGTCGTCGAGGACGGCATCGAGGCCAACACGGCGTTCTGGGAGCAGATCTTCGCCGCGTTCCCCGACGTGAAGGTCGTCACCCACGACCTCGTCGTGGAGGGGGACCGGATCGCGGGCCGCTTCGAGTACTCCGGCACCCACCGGGGCACGTTCTTCGGGGTCGAGGCGACCGGGCGTCCGCTCAGCTTCCAGTCGATCGACTTCTGGCGGGTCGAGGACGGGCTGCTGGCCGAGCACTGGGACCAGCTGGACATGGCCGGTCTCTTCCGCCAGCTCGGCGTCGACATCCACGCCGGCCAGGAGGCGTGA
- a CDS encoding Gfo/Idh/MocA family protein yields the protein MLRIGVLGCADIAGRRMLPSMARQPLVEVTAVASRTPARARAFTDRFGGTPVTGYARLLEREDVDAVYLPLPPELHAQWTLRALAAGKHVLCEKPFALRYADADKAVCLARERGLLLMESFMFLHHSQHARVRRLLDDGLIGELQLFGSEFGIPLRRESDGTHRRASTLPEVAAYPLRAARLFLGPGLRVAGAHVRAAGPHGPAPAGGALLTAPSGAAAQLAYGVEHAYRSGYDLWGSRGRLRLERAFSTPDEHVPVLHVERGAGVEEIRLAPDAHFTNIAGVFARAVLDGEDFTPHTEAVLDHARLVDEVEQAAARPAAP from the coding sequence GTGCTGCGGATCGGCGTGCTGGGCTGCGCGGACATCGCCGGGCGGCGCATGCTGCCCTCGATGGCCCGCCAGCCGCTCGTCGAGGTGACCGCCGTGGCCAGCCGCACCCCCGCCAGGGCGCGCGCGTTCACCGACCGGTTCGGCGGCACGCCGGTGACCGGCTACGCACGGCTGCTGGAACGCGAGGACGTGGACGCGGTGTACCTGCCGCTGCCGCCCGAGCTGCACGCGCAGTGGACGCTGCGGGCGCTGGCGGCCGGCAAGCACGTGCTGTGCGAGAAGCCGTTCGCCCTGCGGTACGCCGACGCGGACAAGGCGGTCTGTCTCGCCCGCGAGCGCGGCCTGCTGCTGATGGAGAGCTTCATGTTCCTGCACCACTCCCAGCACGCCCGGGTCCGCCGGCTCCTCGACGACGGGCTGATCGGCGAACTGCAGCTGTTCGGCTCCGAGTTCGGCATCCCGCTGCGCCGCGAGAGCGACGGCACCCATCGGCGCGCCAGCACCCTGCCCGAGGTCGCCGCCTACCCGCTGCGCGCCGCCCGGCTCTTCCTGGGCCCCGGCCTGCGGGTGGCCGGCGCCCATGTCCGCGCGGCCGGCCCGCACGGACCCGCCCCCGCCGGCGGCGCCCTGCTGACGGCGCCCTCCGGGGCGGCGGCCCAGCTCGCCTACGGCGTCGAGCACGCCTACCGCAGCGGATACGACCTGTGGGGCAGCCGGGGACGGCTGCGCCTGGAACGCGCCTTCAGCACCCCCGACGAGCATGTGCCCGTCCTGCACGTCGAACGCGGCGCCGGCGTCGAGGAGATCCGCCTCGCGCCCGACGCCCACTTCACCAACATCGCGGGCGTCTTCGCCCGCGCCGTCCTCGACGGCGAGGACTTCACCCCGCACACCGAGGCCGTCCTGGACCACGCCCGGCTCGTGGACGAGGTCGAACAGGCCGCCGCCCGCCCGGCAGCCCCCTGA
- a CDS encoding NDP-hexose 2,3-dehydratase family protein, with the protein MTITHAVPPGALTGLGRRFTLSAQTLDSPVTPNPVFREWFAEQRRANRYEVRRIPFRELVGWRFQGATGNLVHDSGRFFSVEGLHVRAEWNGHAASWSQPIINQPEIGILGIVVKEFDGVLHCLMQAKMEPGNIETVQLSPTVQATRSNYTGVHRGAPVTHIEYFAPPRTASRVLFDSLQSEQGSWFLRKRNRNMVVEALGPVPAHEDFVWLTLGQIHQLLHESNVVNMDARTVLSLIPSFADEGPPLHSMEHLLNRLTEIKAHRELVQTSMPLSAVRRWRRTEDGISHDSGHHFTVIAASVAAANREVTRWTQPLLAPAEQGLSAFLVRRIGGVPHLLAHARSEAGVLDVAELGPTVQCQPGRALTLPAPSRPQFLDLVLRAAPGSLLYDTVQSEEGGRFHHAGNRYVLMEVGDDFPVDVPEDFLWVTADQMSALLRHSNYLNIEARTLLTGLRAAWARGGTYAR; encoded by the coding sequence ATGACCATCACCCACGCGGTGCCCCCGGGCGCCCTCACCGGCCTCGGGCGGCGCTTCACACTGTCGGCCCAGACCCTGGACAGCCCGGTGACACCCAATCCGGTCTTCCGCGAATGGTTCGCCGAGCAGCGCCGCGCCAACCGCTACGAGGTGCGGCGCATCCCCTTCCGCGAACTGGTCGGCTGGCGCTTCCAGGGCGCCACCGGGAACCTGGTGCACGACAGCGGCCGGTTCTTCTCCGTCGAGGGCCTGCATGTGCGCGCCGAGTGGAACGGGCACGCCGCGTCCTGGTCGCAGCCCATCATCAACCAGCCGGAGATCGGCATCCTGGGCATCGTCGTCAAGGAGTTCGACGGCGTCCTGCACTGCCTGATGCAGGCCAAGATGGAACCCGGCAACATCGAGACCGTCCAGCTGTCCCCCACCGTGCAGGCCACCCGCAGCAACTACACCGGTGTGCACCGCGGCGCCCCCGTCACGCACATCGAGTACTTCGCGCCGCCGCGGACCGCCTCACGGGTGCTGTTCGACTCCCTGCAGTCCGAACAGGGCTCCTGGTTCCTGCGCAAGCGCAACCGGAACATGGTGGTGGAGGCGCTCGGCCCGGTGCCCGCGCACGAGGACTTCGTATGGCTGACGCTCGGTCAGATCCATCAGCTGCTGCACGAGTCGAACGTCGTCAACATGGACGCCCGGACCGTGCTGTCGCTGATCCCGTCCTTCGCCGACGAGGGGCCCCCGCTGCACTCCATGGAACACCTCCTCAACCGCCTCACCGAGATCAAGGCGCACCGGGAGCTGGTGCAGACCAGCATGCCGCTGTCGGCCGTCCGGCGCTGGCGGCGCACCGAGGACGGGATCTCCCACGACAGCGGCCACCACTTCACCGTCATCGCCGCGTCCGTGGCCGCCGCCAACCGCGAGGTCACCCGCTGGACCCAGCCGCTGCTCGCACCGGCCGAACAGGGCCTGTCCGCGTTCCTGGTGCGCCGCATCGGCGGTGTGCCGCACCTGCTGGCGCACGCCCGCTCCGAGGCGGGCGTGCTGGACGTCGCGGAGCTCGGCCCCACCGTGCAGTGCCAGCCGGGCCGCGCGCTGACCCTGCCCGCGCCGAGCCGGCCGCAGTTCCTGGACCTGGTCCTGCGGGCCGCTCCGGGCTCCCTGCTCTACGACACCGTGCAGTCCGAGGAGGGCGGCCGCTTCCACCACGCCGGCAACCGCTACGTCCTGATGGAGGTCGGCGACGACTTCCCCGTCGACGTGCCCGAGGACTTCCTGTGGGTGACCGCCGACCAGATGTCGGCGCTGCTGCGGCACAGCAACTACCTCAACATCGAGGCCCGTACGCTGCTGACCGGACTGCGCGCGGCGTGGGCGCGCGGCGGGACGTACGCCCGGTGA
- a CDS encoding glycosyltransferase: protein MRILFASAGNFGHVYPLLPLAKAARAAGHEVVFATGEQLHPALRAAGLEPVAAGRSVPEAFMEAVRGSDSLEHEGADLGAQDVPPEVLADLHVKVFGSVLPRWVAADLAPVLTGLRPDLVVYEAMNPGAAFAARLAGVPAVAHGVGVMAMGAEEARIQEELLATAADLGVDVPYGRLLALAATYIDICPPSLQDPGFLAAPLPRIEQRPVAYGEPGELPAGIRDADGPFVYLTLGTALGSVDVLRTVIDGLLPLQVPVLVATGPVVAVADLGELPERVVAVEWVAQPEALRRAALVVQHGGAGTTLAALAAALPQLILPQGADGPANGTAVRDAGAGEVIFAGDLTADAVTEQARRILGDESYRDAARKVAAEIAAMPDPAETAARLPQFTTRPA, encoded by the coding sequence ATGAGAATCCTCTTTGCCAGCGCGGGCAACTTCGGGCACGTGTATCCCCTGCTTCCCTTGGCGAAGGCCGCGCGCGCCGCGGGCCACGAGGTGGTGTTCGCCACCGGCGAGCAGCTCCACCCGGCCCTGCGGGCCGCCGGCCTGGAGCCGGTGGCGGCGGGCCGCTCGGTCCCCGAGGCGTTCATGGAAGCAGTGCGCGGTAGTGACTCCCTGGAGCACGAGGGCGCCGACCTGGGCGCCCAGGACGTGCCGCCCGAGGTGCTGGCGGACCTGCATGTGAAGGTGTTCGGTTCGGTGCTGCCCCGCTGGGTGGCCGCCGACCTCGCCCCCGTCCTCACCGGCCTGCGCCCCGACCTCGTCGTCTACGAGGCGATGAACCCGGGCGCCGCCTTCGCCGCCCGGCTGGCGGGCGTGCCCGCCGTCGCGCACGGCGTCGGGGTGATGGCGATGGGCGCCGAAGAGGCCCGCATCCAGGAGGAGTTGCTGGCCACCGCCGCCGACCTGGGCGTGGACGTGCCGTACGGCCGGCTGCTGGCACTGGCCGCCACCTACATCGACATCTGCCCGCCCAGCCTGCAGGACCCCGGCTTCCTGGCCGCCCCGCTGCCCCGCATCGAGCAGCGCCCCGTCGCCTACGGCGAGCCGGGCGAACTGCCGGCCGGCATCCGCGACGCGGACGGCCCGTTCGTCTACCTGACCCTGGGCACCGCGCTGGGCTCGGTCGACGTGCTGCGCACGGTCATCGACGGGCTGCTGCCGCTGCAGGTGCCGGTCCTGGTGGCGACCGGCCCCGTGGTCGCCGTCGCCGACCTGGGCGAACTGCCCGAGCGCGTGGTGGCGGTGGAGTGGGTGGCCCAGCCCGAGGCGCTGCGGCGGGCGGCCCTGGTGGTCCAGCACGGCGGCGCGGGCACCACACTCGCCGCGCTGGCGGCCGCCCTGCCCCAGCTGATCCTGCCGCAGGGCGCCGACGGCCCCGCCAACGGCACCGCCGTACGCGACGCCGGCGCCGGCGAAGTGATCTTCGCCGGTGATCTGACGGCCGACGCGGTCACCGAACAGGCCCGCCGCATCCTGGGCGACGAGAGCTACCGGGACGCGGCCCGCAAGGTCGCCGCCGAGATCGCCGCGATGCCCGACCCCGCCGAGACCGCCGCCCGCCTGCCGCAGTTCACCACCCGGCCCGCCTGA
- a CDS encoding TetR/AcrR family transcriptional regulator — protein MTLRERRLREQAQRHRLILTTAREMAEAEGWDYVTTRRLADRIEYSQPVLYQHFKNKDAIVHAVALEGLAELAAELRAARLGTPDPRGALDAVARAYVDFAARGPVLYQAMLTLDPGDDGTPEETPGTGDAPAPLADVLAEIGLAVAPVAAGRDGDLLAEVLWSAWHGLAVLTGGGRLRPGLTGRRLAALTEVLLGPAAQPA, from the coding sequence ATGACGCTCCGAGAACGACGCCTGCGCGAGCAGGCCCAGCGCCACCGCCTGATCCTCACCACGGCCCGCGAGATGGCCGAGGCCGAAGGCTGGGACTACGTCACCACGCGGCGTCTCGCGGACCGTATCGAATACAGCCAGCCCGTGCTGTACCAGCACTTCAAGAACAAGGACGCCATCGTCCACGCGGTCGCGCTGGAGGGTCTCGCCGAACTCGCGGCCGAGCTGCGCGCCGCCCGCCTGGGCACGCCGGACCCGCGCGGCGCCCTGGACGCGGTGGCCCGCGCCTACGTCGACTTCGCCGCGCGCGGACCCGTCCTCTACCAGGCCATGCTCACCCTCGACCCGGGAGACGACGGCACCCCCGAGGAGACCCCCGGCACCGGGGACGCACCGGCGCCGCTCGCGGACGTCCTCGCCGAGATCGGCCTCGCCGTCGCACCCGTCGCCGCCGGCCGCGACGGCGATCTGCTGGCCGAGGTCCTGTGGAGCGCCTGGCACGGTCTGGCCGTCCTGACCGGGGGAGGCCGGCTGCGCCCGGGCCTCACCGGCCGGCGGCTGGCCGCGCTCACCGAGGTTCTCCTCGGCCCCGCCGCCCAGCCCGCCTGA
- a CDS encoding DUF2871 domain-containing protein — protein MRKSYYAAHVYMILGVISGLYYREFTKAKDFDGDTQLALMHTHLLALGMMGFLIVLALDKQFGLSGTKLFTYFFWFYNAGIAITVAMMFVHGTETVLGDHVPEAVPLTAGLGHTLLTVGLILLFVLLGKRLNEPAGAGPAEPEQQAETARTPV, from the coding sequence ATGCGGAAGTCGTATTACGCGGCACACGTCTACATGATCCTGGGAGTGATCTCCGGTCTGTACTACCGGGAGTTCACCAAAGCCAAAGACTTCGACGGTGACACCCAGCTGGCGCTCATGCACACCCACCTCCTCGCGCTGGGCATGATGGGGTTCCTCATCGTCCTCGCCCTGGACAAGCAGTTCGGGCTGTCCGGGACGAAACTGTTCACGTACTTCTTCTGGTTCTACAACGCGGGCATCGCGATCACCGTCGCCATGATGTTCGTGCACGGCACCGAGACCGTGCTCGGCGACCACGTGCCCGAGGCGGTCCCGCTCACCGCGGGCCTGGGGCACACCCTGCTCACGGTCGGCCTCATCCTGCTGTTCGTACTGCTCGGCAAGCGGCTGAACGAGCCCGCCGGAGCCGGACCCGCCGAGCCGGAGCAGCAGGCCGAGACGGCCAGGACCCCGGTCTGA
- the rfbD gene encoding dTDP-4-dehydrorhamnose reductase: protein MTRWLVTGGGGALGREVRARLAGGRVTALDRARLDITDPRAVRAAVTGHDVVVNCAAWTDVDGAERAEAAATAVNGTGVRHLALACRRTGARLLHVSSDYVLPGTGTEPCPESAPTGPVNAYGRSKLAGERAVAELLPDTGYIVRTAWLYGEHGPNFVSTVLALAARRDTVDVVDDQYGQPTWTHDLAGLLVALGRAGGAEPGVYHATAAGRTTWYGLARAAYELSGLDPDRVRPTTSAAFARPARRPASSVLGHARRAAAGLPGLPHWRTSLAEALRRPAFTALVSRDTVPRPVP, encoded by the coding sequence ATGACGCGGTGGCTGGTCACCGGGGGCGGCGGGGCGCTGGGCCGCGAGGTGCGGGCGCGGCTGGCCGGCGGCCGGGTCACCGCGCTCGACCGGGCCCGCCTCGACATCACCGATCCGCGGGCCGTCCGTGCCGCGGTCACCGGCCACGACGTGGTGGTCAACTGCGCCGCCTGGACGGACGTCGACGGCGCCGAGCGGGCCGAGGCCGCCGCGACCGCCGTCAACGGCACGGGCGTACGTCACCTGGCCCTCGCCTGCCGCCGCACCGGCGCCCGGCTGCTGCACGTCTCCAGCGACTACGTGCTGCCCGGAACCGGCACCGAACCCTGTCCCGAGTCGGCCCCGACCGGCCCGGTCAACGCCTACGGCCGCAGCAAACTGGCGGGCGAACGCGCGGTCGCCGAACTCCTTCCGGACACCGGCTACATCGTGCGCACCGCCTGGCTGTACGGCGAACACGGACCGAACTTCGTCTCCACCGTCCTTGCTCTCGCCGCCCGCAGGGACACCGTCGACGTCGTCGACGACCAGTACGGGCAGCCCACCTGGACCCACGACCTGGCCGGGCTGCTGGTCGCGCTCGGCCGCGCGGGCGGGGCCGAGCCGGGCGTCTACCACGCCACCGCCGCCGGCCGCACGACCTGGTACGGCCTGGCCCGGGCCGCGTACGAACTCAGCGGGCTGGATCCCGACCGGGTGCGCCCGACCACGTCGGCGGCCTTCGCCCGTCCGGCGCGCCGCCCCGCGTCCAGCGTTCTGGGCCACGCCCGCCGGGCCGCGGCCGGCCTGCCCGGGCTCCCCCACTGGCGCACGTCGCTCGCCGAGGCACTGCGCCGCCCCGCCTTCACCGCGCTCGTCTCCCGCGACACCGTCCCCCGACCCGTACCGTGA
- a CDS encoding MFS transporter, which yields MEPATAAPGHAPRPRGPLGHRPFRRLAAGRALVYCANAMAPVVLAFAVLDTSGSATALGLVVGARSVANVALLPAGGVVADRIRRTLVVRGSALAACGTQTAVAVSVLLGLTSLPLLTVLSVLNGALAALSLPASAALTPQTVPAGLIRPAGALMRMGTNLGMIAGVSLGGAVAAGWGAGWGLACSAAAFGAAAWCFLGVRTADPGTPAPGRTRPLRELRAGWREFTARRWVWIVVAQFMVVNAVVAGGVQVLGPAVADATFGRGAWGAVLAAQMAGALLGGVFAARSRARRMLLVGVAAVAVEALPLVVLAQGGGALLLGAAMFANGVALEQFGVAWDVSLQENIPADRLARVYSYDALGSFVALPVGEMAAGPVAAHAGTGGALLGGAALVVCATAAALCSTQVRSLTAAPHRPSAARPAQPLPAT from the coding sequence ATGGAACCCGCCACCGCCGCGCCCGGCCACGCCCCGCGTCCGCGCGGTCCGCTCGGCCACCGCCCCTTCCGCCGGCTGGCCGCCGGACGGGCACTGGTGTACTGCGCCAACGCGATGGCCCCCGTCGTCCTGGCCTTCGCCGTCCTGGACACCTCCGGCTCGGCCACCGCGCTGGGCCTGGTCGTCGGAGCCCGCTCGGTGGCCAACGTGGCACTGCTGCCGGCCGGCGGGGTCGTCGCCGACCGCATCCGGCGCACCCTGGTCGTACGGGGCTCCGCGCTGGCCGCGTGCGGGACGCAGACGGCGGTCGCGGTGAGCGTGCTGCTGGGCCTCACCTCCCTTCCGCTGCTGACCGTGCTCAGCGTCCTCAACGGCGCGCTGGCGGCACTGTCGCTGCCCGCCTCCGCCGCGCTGACCCCGCAGACCGTGCCGGCCGGCCTGATCCGCCCGGCGGGTGCGCTGATGCGGATGGGCACCAACCTCGGCATGATCGCGGGAGTGTCGCTGGGCGGCGCGGTCGCCGCCGGGTGGGGAGCCGGCTGGGGACTGGCCTGCAGCGCGGCCGCGTTCGGCGCGGCGGCCTGGTGCTTCCTGGGCGTACGCACCGCGGACCCCGGCACGCCCGCGCCGGGCCGCACCCGCCCGCTGCGGGAACTGCGGGCGGGCTGGCGGGAGTTCACCGCGCGCCGCTGGGTGTGGATCGTGGTGGCACAGTTCATGGTCGTCAACGCCGTGGTCGCGGGCGGTGTGCAGGTGCTGGGACCGGCCGTCGCCGACGCCACGTTCGGGCGCGGTGCGTGGGGCGCGGTGCTGGCCGCGCAGATGGCCGGGGCCCTGCTGGGCGGGGTGTTCGCGGCGCGGTCCCGGGCCCGGCGGATGCTGCTGGTGGGGGTGGCGGCGGTGGCGGTGGAGGCGCTGCCGCTGGTGGTACTGGCCCAGGGCGGCGGGGCGCTGCTGCTGGGCGCGGCGATGTTCGCCAACGGCGTCGCGCTGGAACAGTTCGGGGTGGCCTGGGACGTGTCCCTGCAGGAGAACATCCCCGCCGACCGGCTGGCCCGCGTGTACTCCTACGACGCGCTGGGCTCGTTCGTGGCCCTGCCGGTGGGCGAGATGGCCGCGGGTCCCGTCGCCGCGCACGCCGGGACCGGCGGCGCGCTGCTGGGCGGGGCCGCGCTGGTGGTGTGCGCGACCGCGGCGGCGCTGTGCAGCACCCAGGTGCGCTCGCTGACCGCCGCCCCGCACCGGCCCTCCGCCGCCCGGCCGGCCCAGCCCCTCCCCGCCACCTGA
- a CDS encoding ATP-grasp domain-containing protein codes for MPSTPARPAVLLVESRRATFTDSVLARDDVDVVLLRFDSVPLDEDHLRRTAHLPTFTLRTAAPPHEEAARYLRWMKGTRGLPRPRFFCNPNEALQDRAQRFAALVDLPHLTPRQVAWVRNKKTMKDRYAELGIPHAAYRAVESLDDVAAFGDTHGWPVVLKPVDSDSCLHTYRVDSRAALAAIPPLDPRLDWMAEEFVHGREFQLCAVVARGRVVDAYLSKNPRPILEVLDGAINANITYAPGEPLPVDARALAQRLTDGLELPFGYLHGEFFLTDDGSFRMSEVAARLSGCEVPVNHSLAYGFDFLHVILDTYLDRVPQPVYTRDRAVGDLLLPTRPGRVVHISSEEELLRLPGVIGAHLDAAPGDVLDPPRASHASTGYVHVEGATAEQVEQRMRAVLDHFELKVDHP; via the coding sequence ATGCCCAGCACACCCGCCCGCCCCGCCGTCCTGCTCGTCGAGAGCCGCCGGGCCACCTTCACCGACAGCGTCCTCGCCCGCGACGACGTGGACGTCGTCCTGCTGCGCTTCGACTCCGTGCCGCTGGACGAGGACCACCTGCGGCGCACCGCGCACCTGCCCACCTTCACCCTGCGCACCGCCGCTCCCCCGCACGAGGAGGCCGCCCGCTACCTGCGCTGGATGAAGGGCACCCGGGGCCTGCCCCGGCCGCGGTTCTTCTGCAACCCCAACGAGGCCCTGCAGGACCGCGCCCAGCGGTTCGCCGCCCTCGTCGACCTGCCACACCTGACGCCCCGTCAAGTAGCGTGGGTGCGCAACAAGAAGACCATGAAGGACCGCTATGCCGAGCTCGGCATCCCGCACGCCGCCTACCGCGCCGTGGAGAGCCTCGACGACGTCGCCGCGTTCGGCGACACACACGGCTGGCCGGTCGTCCTCAAGCCCGTCGACTCCGACTCCTGCCTGCACACCTACCGGGTGGACTCCCGCGCCGCGCTCGCCGCGATCCCGCCGCTCGACCCCCGACTCGACTGGATGGCCGAGGAGTTCGTCCACGGCCGCGAGTTCCAGCTGTGCGCCGTCGTCGCCCGCGGCCGGGTCGTGGACGCCTACCTGTCGAAGAACCCCCGCCCCATCCTGGAGGTCCTCGACGGCGCGATCAACGCCAACATCACCTACGCGCCCGGCGAACCGCTCCCCGTCGACGCGCGGGCCCTGGCCCAGCGGCTCACCGACGGCCTGGAACTGCCCTTCGGCTATCTGCACGGCGAGTTCTTCCTCACCGACGACGGCTCCTTCCGCATGAGCGAGGTCGCCGCCCGCCTCAGCGGCTGCGAAGTCCCCGTGAACCACTCCCTCGCCTACGGGTTCGACTTCCTGCACGTCATCCTCGACACCTACCTCGACCGCGTCCCGCAACCCGTCTACACCCGCGACCGGGCGGTCGGCGACCTGCTCCTGCCCACCCGGCCCGGCCGCGTGGTCCACATCAGCTCCGAGGAGGAACTGCTGCGGCTGCCCGGTGTCATCGGCGCCCACCTGGACGCCGCTCCCGGCGACGTCCTCGACCCGCCCCGCGCCTCCCACGCCTCCACCGGCTACGTCCATGTCGAGGGCGCCACCGCCGAGCAGGTCGAACAGCGCATGCGGGCCGTCCTCGACCACTTCGAGCTGAAGGTGGACCACCCGTGA
- the gntD gene encoding guanitoxin biosynthesis L-enduracididine beta-hydroxylase GntD: MTVNAPARSVRSVSSARPAAARPGPLPVPEQAGDPRHHVLDLTAREARAAHVLAAACAETFKAADDPRFLDEAPVIAHELPLAVRRHLNSARRDENTHATLVRGHLVDQAALGPTPHHWSTADTGASQVHGCLLVLYAALLGDITGWATQQAGRLVTDILPSRGYEHSLVSASSARELAWHTEDAFSPHRADWVGLFALRNPGRVPTTVAHIDARRVPAAVRAVLAQPRFAARPDTSHEFSADTPAAEPVAVLSGHRDRPVLRIDRDFFTALPGDEEAGRALAWLVAHLDANLTDVLVPTGAVCFLDNRNVVHGRRPFSAGFDGSDRWLKRVNLVRDLRRTRPGRLDGATRVIG, encoded by the coding sequence ATGACCGTCAACGCCCCCGCCCGTTCCGTCCGTTCCGTCTCCTCCGCCCGCCCGGCCGCCGCCCGCCCGGGGCCCCTGCCCGTCCCGGAGCAGGCCGGCGACCCCCGCCACCACGTGCTCGACCTGACCGCCCGCGAGGCCCGCGCGGCCCACGTGCTGGCCGCGGCCTGCGCCGAGACGTTCAAGGCCGCCGACGACCCCCGGTTCCTCGACGAGGCCCCGGTGATCGCCCACGAGCTGCCGCTCGCGGTGCGCCGCCACCTCAACTCCGCGCGCCGCGACGAGAACACCCACGCCACCCTGGTCCGCGGCCACCTCGTCGACCAGGCGGCCCTGGGCCCCACCCCCCACCACTGGAGCACGGCCGACACCGGGGCGAGCCAGGTCCACGGCTGCCTGCTGGTGCTGTACGCGGCGCTGCTCGGCGACATCACCGGCTGGGCCACCCAGCAGGCCGGCCGGCTGGTGACCGACATCCTGCCCAGCCGGGGCTACGAGCACAGCCTCGTCTCCGCCTCCAGCGCACGGGAACTGGCCTGGCACACCGAGGACGCCTTCTCCCCCCACCGGGCGGACTGGGTCGGCCTGTTCGCGCTGCGCAACCCGGGCCGGGTGCCCACCACCGTCGCGCACATCGACGCGCGCCGGGTGCCCGCCGCGGTGCGCGCGGTGCTGGCCCAGCCGAGGTTCGCCGCCCGGCCCGACACCTCCCACGAGTTCAGCGCCGACACTCCCGCGGCCGAGCCGGTCGCCGTCCTGTCGGGCCACCGCGACCGGCCGGTGCTCCGCATCGACCGGGACTTCTTCACCGCGCTGCCCGGCGACGAGGAGGCCGGACGGGCCCTGGCCTGGCTGGTGGCGCACCTGGACGCCAACCTCACCGACGTGCTGGTGCCCACCGGCGCCGTCTGCTTCCTCGACAACCGCAACGTGGTGCACGGGCGGCGCCCCTTCAGCGCCGGCTTCGACGGGTCCGACCGCTGGCTCAAGCGCGTCAACCTCGTCCGCGACCTGCGGCGCACCCGCCCCGGCCGCCTCGACGGCGCCACCCGGGTCATCGGCTGA